TCAATTCGGATACACCACACCGGATCAGGATGAGGCCATGATTAAGCAAATGGCCATTTCGCTTTCAAGGGAGGCATTCGTGCTTGCCGATGATACGAAGTTTTCAGAAATCGCATTTGCCAAGATTGCCGATTTGCATACAGCAGCAATTATTACTAATGAACTGAATGAGGATCAGCAAGAGCCTTATATCAGCAAAACTACAATAAAGGTCGTGACAGCATGATACACACATTGACGCTAAATCCGTCAGTGGACTACATCTTAGAATTGGATGAGATAATAGTCGGCGGTCTTAACCGCATGCAGCATGATACAAAGTTCCCTGGAGGAAAAGGGATAAATGTTTCCAGAGTGCTGAACAGAATGGATGTTAAAAGCAAGGCCCTTGGCTTTGCAGGCGGATTTACAGGAGAGTATATTGTTGATTGCTTAAACAAGGAGAATATTCAAACTGACTTTGTCCAAGTTGCTGGTGACACAAGAATCAATGTAAAGATCAAGACAAAGACGGAAACAGAAATCAATGCCAAAGGGCCGGCCATTTCAGGAAGGAATTTCGAGGATCTGAAAAATAAGATCCGCAGCCTATCAGAAGAAGATTTGCTTGTTCTGGCTGGCAGCATTCCATCTACATTGCCGGAATCAACTTATGAAGAGCTGGTAAGAATTTGTTTAGAAAACGGGACGGCTTTTGTGGTGGATGCAGAGGGAGAATTACTGAAAAAGGTCCTTCCATACAAACCGTTTTTAATAAAGCCTAATCACCATGAATTAGGTGATTTATTCAAGACAGAATTTACTTCCGCAAAAGAAGTTATCCCATATGGACAGAAACTTGTAGAAATGGGCGCACAGAATGTAATTGTTTCATTAGCCGGCAAGGGAGCAGTCTTGATTTCTGATGAAGCAGCGTATATTTCAAGCGTTCCAAATGGGGAAGTGAAAAGTTCTGTAGGTGCAGGAGATTCCATGGTAGCCGGATTTCTTGCAGCTTATGAAAAAAACAAAAATATAGAAAAGGCTTTTCAATACAGTGTTGCTTCCGGAAGCGCTACGGCTTTTTCACTTGGTCTTTGCACAAAGGAAAAAGCAGAGGAATTGCTTTCTCAGGTTTCGATTGAAAAGGTCAGCCTAAAAGGGGAGATTTAGGATGAGAATAACAGAATTACTGACAAGAGATACGATTCTGCTCTCATTGAGCGGAATAGGCAAAATGGATGCCATAAATGGATTGGTAAACCAGCTTGATCAAGCAGGAAAGCTTCATGACAGTTCTGCCTTTAAGAATGCAATTATAAAAAGGGAAGAACAAAGCACAACAGGTATCGGTGACGGAATAGCCATTCCGCATGCAAAAACTGGTGCGGTCAAGGAGCCTGCTATTGCATTCGGCAAATCAGAAGCAGGAGTGGATTATGAATCACTTGACGGTCAGCCCGCACATCTATTCTTTATGATTGCAGCCCCGGAAGGAGCAAACAATACACATCTGGAAGCTCTATCCAGGCTTTCATCAATACTAATGAACGA
This window of the Cytobacillus pseudoceanisediminis genome carries:
- the pfkB gene encoding 1-phosphofructokinase, which codes for MIHTLTLNPSVDYILELDEIIVGGLNRMQHDTKFPGGKGINVSRVLNRMDVKSKALGFAGGFTGEYIVDCLNKENIQTDFVQVAGDTRINVKIKTKTETEINAKGPAISGRNFEDLKNKIRSLSEEDLLVLAGSIPSTLPESTYEELVRICLENGTAFVVDAEGELLKKVLPYKPFLIKPNHHELGDLFKTEFTSAKEVIPYGQKLVEMGAQNVIVSLAGKGAVLISDEAAYISSVPNGEVKSSVGAGDSMVAGFLAAYEKNKNIEKAFQYSVASGSATAFSLGLCTKEKAEELLSQVSIEKVSLKGEI